One region of Kazachstania africana CBS 2517 chromosome 3, complete genome genomic DNA includes:
- the KAFR0C06580 gene encoding DUF5341 domain-containing protein — protein MTAGALTIPYIAASVCLATTSGVCAPLAGLILSTVDVVVAAIVLGQSEGDVPSKRNLGTFEDWNGPFGSIVNISVWPHDNSSVISTVTRSQINFNYVAVTSQSNSSLSKRDSTTLANSLHFTSQFGNHVASSIVYTAEELSQLIVTAVPGQLVNSNFTKRTDTFEVSWLSYNFDNSNKGLAYDWYEAEGGSFDSVLEEELTSAITKNPDWKYCFSPAMVKAGEALDFDDIPGDGDGTGNVAKGEIYFNTYGGIDSFCNDAYDGTDRY, from the coding sequence ATGACCGCCGGTGCATTGACTATCCCTTATATTGCCGCCTCTGTTTGTTTGGCTACAACAAGTGGAGTGTGTGCTCCACTTGCCGGTTTAATTCTAAGCACAGTGGATGTCGTGGTTGCTGCCATAGTTTTAGGGCAAAGTGAAGGTGATGTGCCCTCTAAACGTAATTTGGGAACCTTTGAGGATTGGAATGGACCTTTCGGCTCTATTGTCAACATTTCAGTGTGGCCTCATGACAATAGTTCTGTAATTTCGACTGTTACCAGATCGCAGATAAATTTTAATTATGTAGCTGTTACTTCCCAATCTAACAGTAGTCTTTCAAAAAGGGACTCTACAACGCTAGCCAATTCACTACATTTTACTAGCCAATTTGGAAATCATGTGGCATCTTCTATTGTCTACACCGCCGAGGAATTGTCTCAACTAATTGTCACGGCCGTTCCTGGACAACTTGTCAATTCGAACTTTACCAAGCGTACTGATACATTTGAGGTAAGCTGGCTTTCATACAATTTTGATAACAGCAACAAGGGTTTAGCATATGATTGGTATGAAGCAGAAGGAGGAAGTTTTGATTCTGTGTTGGAAGAAGAGTTAACATCTGCTATTACAAAGAATCCTGACTGGAAATACTGCTTTTCTCCAGCAATGGTCAAAGCAGGAGAAGctcttgattttgatgatattcCGGGCGATGGTGATGGTACAGGCAATGTAGCAAAAGGTGAAATCTACTTCAACACATATGGTGGGATTGATAGCTTCTGCAATGACGCTTATGATGGTACTGACCGTTACTGA